In Miscanthus floridulus cultivar M001 chromosome 5, ASM1932011v1, whole genome shotgun sequence, one genomic interval encodes:
- the LOC136454848 gene encoding uncharacterized protein — protein MAPSPLNICRGAFLLLHLALAAPARATAPARPSRAPPAHAAPARARAAPARAEPSPRPPAPRRTAAAAPAAEPAPSPRRIVSAAPTAEPAPSPRRAAAAAPSPEPAPRRRALAPLPVVGCSAAPPRPLPPSSPMVSTGSLGLAPPCPLHRRPRPALPPSTAGLASPRLPRPSSRSRRTERRAPHDRRAPPRARIFALTYARRPSTQKVTVMT, from the exons atggcgccgagccccctaaATATCTGCCGCGGCGCttttcttcttctccatctcgccCTAGCTGCCCCTGCCCGCGCCACCGCGCCCGCCCGCCCGAGCCGCGCCCCAcccgcccacgccgcgcccgcccgcgcccgcgccgcaccCGCCCGCGCTGAGCCGAgcccgcgcccgcccgcgccgcgccgcactgccgctgctgctccggcggccgagcccgcgccctcgccgcgccGCATCGTCTCTGCTGCTCCGACGGCcgagcccgcgccctcgccgcgccgcgccgccgccgctgctccctcgcccgagcccgcaccgcgccgccgtgccctcgcgcCGTTGCCCGTGGTTGGCTGCAGCGCCGCGCCGCCACGCCCTCTACCGCCGTCCTCGCCCATGGTCTCCACCGGCagcctcggcctcgccccgccttgccccctacaccgccggcctcgccccgccttgccgccgtccaccgccggcctcgcctcgccccgcctccCACGCCCGTCGAGCCGGTCTCGCCGCACGGAGCGCCGGGCACCCCAcgaccgccgcgcgccaccgcgggcccggatcttcgccttgacctacgcccGTCGTCCGTCGACCCAGAAAg ttactgtgatgacttag